From one Mytilus edulis chromosome 1, xbMytEdul2.2, whole genome shotgun sequence genomic stretch:
- the LOC139504112 gene encoding uncharacterized protein, with the protein MGLKFESFGHLKFSSFVIMTCNEFVILFLLYMSYYFIGVEGEMRTLDERTCAPGFVCVHGYCDKSRYYCVCDPGWKQPFCETSECECVNGESCVFQNGVYLCEKDSTNFTTDATPIENVTSGTYWTSNMNNETTVLPSNVYCVNNSGCEHGVCKQGRCICDSQWTGNRCEKQCPRFCFPPKACEYHNGQLSCEIINKTINDITTNTVVVDSTTVNKPIDDQARNVCSHLYLTRPVHERECMPNGFRCDFGVCNAIYLPTQIEMNCTCDPGSYGGQCEKICCRDCNPPYGACRLNETGHEYCDCHHDYTGKHCERMRPVKLPEDTSWTWWVIVGSVIVVFCLFAIVGAILYCMWRHRVLMIMKIVHRFQPFEDGDDKEFDAFVSYRSSEADEEFVYKRLYPKLEKEMGFKLCLHYRDFIPGDTIANNIIWAINNSRRTIIVVSQQYIQSDFTRFEYQVAQTQMLKRKHKIIPVLLEDINHVEHEMDENLKMIIESVTYIKWPGENNSKALDQFWKQLHLSLPKKHKQSSFSPLSFADSISSFRLSDKGSQDVVSETNFNKFVKSEKNPLVKLRDSGSYHSYCDDQVEDRNDDDHSCEVQIELDIDKVEVKC; encoded by the exons ATGGGACTGAAGTTTGAAAGTTTTGGGCATTTAAAATTTTCATCGTTTGTTATCATGACTTGTAATGAATTTGTAATCTTGTTTTTACTTTATATGTCATACTATTTCATAGGTGTTGAAGGCGAGATGAGAACTCTAGACGAAAGAACATGTGCACCAGGGTTTGTTTGTGTTCATGGGTACTGCGACAAATCACGCTATTACTGTGTTTGTGACCCTGGATGGAAACAACCTTTTTGTGAAACCTCAGAGTGCGAATGTGTGAATGGAGAAAGTTGTGTTTTTCAAAATGGAGTTTACCTTTGTGAAAAGGATTCGACTAATTTTACCACTGACGCAACACCAATTGAAAACGTAACCTCAGGAACCTACTGGACGTCtaacatgaacaatgaaacaacagTTTTACCATCCAATGTTTACTGTGTTAACAATTCTGGATGTGAACATGGTGTGTGTAAACAAGGACGTTGTATATGTGATAGTCAGTGGACTGGTAATCGATGTGAAAAGCAGTGCCCACGTTTTTGTTTCCCGCCAAAAGCATGTGAATACCATAATGGACAATTATCGTGtgaaattataaacaaaactATAAACGACATCACGACCAATACTGTTGTTGTTGACAGTACAACAGTTAACAAACCTATCGATGACCAAGCTAGAAATGTATGTTCTCATCTTTATCTCACAAGACCTGTCCATGAAAGGGAATGTATGCCTAATGGGTTCAGGTGTGATTTTGGAGTGTGTAATGCAATATACTTACCTACACAAATAGAAATGAATTGTACGTGTGATCCTGGTAGTTATGGAGGACAATGTGAAAAGATTTGTTGTCGAGATTGCAATCCACCCTATGGTGCTTGTCGTTTAAATGAAACTGGTCATGAGTACTGTGATTGTCACCATGACTACACTGGGAAACATTGTGAAAGAATGAGACCAGTCA AATTACCAGAAGACACTTCTTGGACATGGTGGGTTATTGTTGGATCCGTTATTGTGGTATTTTGTCTCTTTGCAATAGTTGGTGCAATTCTTTATTGTATGTGGAGGCATAGAGTTCTCATGATTATGAAAATTGTTCACAGGTTTCAACCTTTTGAAGACGGcg atgATAAAGAGTTTGATGCCTTCGTATCATACAGGTCGTCAGAAGCAGATGAAGAGTTTGTCTATAAACGACTTTACCCTAAGTTGGAAAAAGAGATGGGATTTAAACTTTGTTTACATTACAGAGACTTCATACCAGGGGATA CAATAGCGAACAACATAATATGGGCCATAAATAACAGCCGCCGTACAATTATCGTGGTCAGTCAACAATACATACAGAGCGACTTTACACGGTTCGAGTATCAAGTAGCTCAGACTCAGATGTTAAAAAGGAAACATAAGATTATTCCTGTACTTCTGGAAGACATAAATCATGTGGAGCATGAAATGGACGAAAATCTAAAAATGATAATAGAATCTGTAACTTACATTAAATGGCCAGGTGAAAATAATTCAAAAGCTTTAGACCAATTCTGGAAACAACTACATTTATCATTACCAAAGAAACATAAACAGTCATCTTTCTCACCTCTTAGTTTCGCAGACAGTATTTCTTCATTTAGACTCAGTGATAAAGGCAGTCAAGATGTTGTCTCCGAAactaatttcaataaatttgtgaaatctgaaaaaaatccaCTGGTAAAACTTCGGGACTCTGGGTCCTACCATAGCTACTGTGACGATCAAGTTGAAGACAGAAATGATGATGACCATTCATGTGAAGTTCAAATTGAATTGGACATAGATAAGGTTGAAGTGAAATGCTAA